ATACCCAAGGTCGGCACTACACGCCCGAATCCCACCTCACGCGCCGATCAAACCCTTGATCCGCCTTGCGCACAAAAATCGACTCGAGCCAATACCGACCCCAAACTGCGCAAGTTGGGCTAACCCTCCCGGGCTCGCGCGGGCGGCGCTGATCCGGGCGGCCGCATGCGCCCCTTGTCCTTGAAATAATTTACATATCGCGCATGCCATATCGGCAAGACGGCGCCGGCCTTGACTGTTAGCTGCATATGCAGCATATATCACCTGCATATGCAGCTAACAGCCTGGAGGAGGCGGCGTCATGGCTTCGGATCACGAGCTCCATGGGGGACTGGGTCGTACCCTGCCCGGCTGGCGGACCGGCGTGGTCCTTGCGGGTTGGTTGGCGCTGGTCTTGGTCGGCCTGTCGACCGGCGCGTTCTGGGCGCGGTCGGCGGAGGAGCCGCCTTTGCTGCTTCTCTTCGCCATTCTCGGCCCGGCAGCGATGTTTGCCGCGGCCTATCGCCTCTCGCCGGCGTTTCGCGTTTACGTGCTTTCGCTCGATCTCAGGCTGCTGACGGCTGTGCAAGCCTGGCGCGTCGGCGGCGGCGTCTTCATCGCGGTGCATGCGCAAGGGTTGTTGCCCGGCCTATTCGCCTACCCTGCCGGCTATGGCGATATATTCACCGGCGCCTTCGCGGTCTTCGCGTTGATGGCGCTCATCAATCGCACGCCCGGCTGGCAGACCCAGCTCGTCCGCCTCAACTATATCGGCCTCGTGGACTTCGCAGGCGCGGTCGGCACCGGAGTGCTCGCCAGCCAGGGGCCGCTCGGCCTTCTGCGCGGCGCAGTTTCCACCGAGGCGCTCCAGCATTACCCGCTCGATCTCATACCCACCTTCGCCGTGCCGCTGTGGATCCTCGTCCACATCGCCTCGCTCATCCAGCTCCGGCGGATACGGGCGGAGAGCGCCATGACGGCGAACCACGCCCCGGCGACAGCATGACCGGACGAAAGGTCAAACGCGCCGGCGGGGCAAACGCCGCTTCCGGCGAGGCGCCCCAGCCGATGGCGGAATTGATGGGCTGCACCTGCCAGCGGCTGCGCAAGGCGACGCGTCGGGTGACCCAAATCTACGAAGGGTTCCTCGCACCCGTCGGCCTCACCAGCCCGCAATTCGGCCTGCTCGCCAACCTCGCCGCCCGCGATGATGTTTCGATGAACGAGCTGGCAGAGCGCTTGGTCACCGACCCGACGACGCTCAACCGCAATCTGAAGCCGCTGGAGAAGGCGGGATACCTCAAGATCGATTCCGGCAGCGACGATCGGCGCCGGCGTCGTATCGCGCTGACCGAGCGCGGGCGTCAAACCTTCGAACGGGCCATACCGCTCTGGCGACAGGCCCAGCAACATCTTGAAGCCGTCCTCGGCCGCAAAGACCTCGAGGCGTTGAACGACGCCCTCAGCCGGTCACTGCGCAGCCTCACCCGGCAATAGCGAGGCCATGCCATGGACGACGCCAACGATCATTCGCTTGGATCCGTTTCCAGCCGAGACGATCGCGTGCAAGCGAGCGTGTCGCCCGAGTCGGTCAAGAGTTCGGCTCCGCTGCTGGGCCCGATCCTGGCGGGGCCGATCGTGCCGACCATGCTGCGCCTGGCGCTGCCGACGCTTGTCGTGCTCCTGGTGCAGACCTCGGTCGGCGTGGCCGAGACCTATTTCGTGAGTTTCCTCGGCACCGAGGCCTTGACCGGGGTGGCGCTGGTATTCCCGGTCCTGATGCTCATGCAGATGATGTCGAATGGCGGCATCGGTGGCGGCGTCGCCGCCGCCATCGCCCGGGCGCTGGGTGGTGGCCGCACGGCTGACGCGGAAGCCCTTGTCTTCCATGCGCTGGTGCTGGCAGGGCTGTTCGGATTGGCCTTCACCGCGGCGGCCCTCCTGGGCGGGCCGGTGCTCTACCGGGCGCTCGGCGGCACCGAGGGGGCTTTGAGGGCGGCGCTCACCTACTCGGATATCGTCTTCGCCGGCGCGATCCCGCTCTGGGTCGTTGCCGTGCTGGCCTCCGCACTGCGCGGTTCGGGCAATGTCAGGGTTCCCGCTTTGGTGACCGTGATCGGGGCCGCCTTGCTCGTTCTCGCCTCGCCGGCATTGATCTTCGGCTGGGGTCCCTTGCCGCGCCTCGGTATCGCCGGAGCCGGTATCGCCGTCGTCACCTACTACCTCGGCGGTGCGGCGGCGCTGATCGGCTACCTGGCGACCGGTCGCGGCTTGAGGCTGCGCCGCGTCAAGCTGGAGGGGCGCCTCTTCAAGGACATCCTGGGCGTCGGCATCCTGTCGGCGATCGGCACCGTCCAAGCCAATCTTACGGTGGCGCTGGTCACCGGCGCGGTCGGCCTGTTTGGTGCCGAAGCGATCGCCGGCTACGGTCTCGCCTCTCGCCTCGACTATGTGTTGGTGCCGCTGCTGTTCGGCTTCGGCACGGCGCTGGTGACCATGGTCGCTGCCAATCTCGGATCAGGCCAAGTCAAGCGCGCGCGGCGCATCGCATGGATCGGTGCTGCGATCGGGGCAGGGGCGACCGAGCTCATCGGCCTCGCGGCCGCCTCCTATCCCGCCGGCTGGATCGGGCTCTTCAGCGACGATCCGACCGTCTTTCAAACCGGCGCGCTCTATCTGAGGACGGTCGCACCCTGCTATGGCTTCTTCGGCCTTGGCATGATGCTCTATTTCGCCAGCCAAGGCGCCAGGCGGGTGGCGTGGCCGGTGATCGGCGGAACGATCCGGCTCATCGTCGCTGGCCTCGCCGGCTGGTCCGCGGTTGCCTGGCTCGACGCCGGCCTGACCACGCTCTTTGCGGTCGTTGCCCTATCGATGGTGCTGTTCGGCAGCATCTGCGCGCTTGCGGTGCGCATGAGCCGATGGCAGCCGTCTGCGCCTGATATCCGCTCGGGCCGTATTGCTGCGGGACGACGCATCGTTTGAAAGTGCGGCGACACATGGTTTGAAAATCACGCTTTAGCGCCGCCCAAGAGTCGCTTCGTCCGCAAGCTTCAAGGATTGCTGCCTCATGGTTCGGTCGCTGATCGTAGAGATCGACCATGAGACGTGGCCTGCGGCCCCCGGGCGCGCTCATGCCGTTCATCGGTTGCTTTACGACACCTGGTCAAGCGGTTGGCGTGTCGAGGCCCGATCTGGCATTTTGCTAACGCCGATACACATTTCTGTGCTACCGCCGCGGCGGGAGCGCAGCACCGAAAGGCAAGAGCAGCCCGATGCCTGAATTTGCCGCTCAGCGTCTATTGGAAACGCCGACCGTTGCGGTGTGGGACGTCTGCTGCGAGGGCATGTGCCGGTACCAGAGTGCTGAGGAGCGCGTGACCGCCGTGCACCTGGTGTTTCCATACCGTGGCGTCTTTGTGCGGCATGTGGGGCGTGACCAGGCAGTCGCCGAAGCGAACCAGGTGTTGTTTTTTAACGCCACCGAAGGCCATCGGATCAGTCATCCCGTGCCCGGTGGCGACGCCTGTCTATCGCTGGCCATCAGCGAACCGCTGCTGCGTGAATTGGCTCCGAACGCCTTGCTGCGGGGCGGCGCGGCCTTGGCATTTCGTCAGCAGCGCCTGCGGCTCGATCCGCGCGCGCAAGCCCTGGTTGCTCTGCTCAGGCACAGCTTGCATCAGGGCGCCGCGGAGCCGCTGGAAGCGGAGAGCCTGGCACTGACGCTCGTGCGGCGAGCATTGGGGCCGCGTACCGCGCATGCAGCGGGTGCCAGTGTCGGACGGCAGCGTCTGGTGGACCGGGCCAAGCTCGTGCTGGCAAGCGATCTGGCGCGGCGCTGGACGTTGGCCGAAATCGCCGCTGAAGTGGGTGGCTCCCCCGTCTATCTCACGCAGGTCTTCCAGCAAGTGGAGGGCCTGCCGCTTTATCGCTACCAATTGCGGTTGCGGCTGGCGCGGGCGCTGGATCTTCTTGTCCAGTATGACAACCTGACCGGGCTCAGCCTGGATCTGGGCTTTTCCAGCCACAGCCATTTTAGCGCCGCGTTTCGCCAGACCTACGGCCGCTCGCCCTCGGCATTCAGGCGGTTGGCGCTGGATCGTTAGGGCCAGTCCAAGCAAATCGCTAAAGATTCCGACAGCGACGCTCTCTTCTCCCGTGGCCTAGTAGCGACACCCGGATTTCGGGTGTTCATGGAGAGCAAGGTCATGGTTGAGAAAACTTGTGCAGCTTGCGACGGCGAGCTGGACGCGAACTCTATCAAGGTCACGGTTGGCGGCAAGACCGTTGAAGTCTGCTGTGATGAGTGTGCGCACAAACTCAAGGAAGCGCATGCCTTCGCGGCGGCGCCGACGCGGAATTGAGTCATGCGCGGACACAAATCATCGGCAACCTCACGCAACATCCAGACCGCGTCGGGCCGTATCGGCTACACCGAGCAGGGCGCAGGACCGGTCGCGTTATTCGTGCATGGCGTGTTGCTGAACGGGCATCTGTGGCGACACCAGCTGGCGCATTTATCCGACATCCGGCGATGCATCGCCGTGGACTTGCTCGCGCATGGTGACACCGAAGTCGCGGCGGACCAGGACGTATCCGTGACGGCCAATGCGATCATGCTCGAGGAATTTCTCGATGCATTGAATATCGAGCAGGTGGACCTCGTCGGCAACGACAGCGGCGGAGGCATTGCGCAGATCTTCGCGGTATTGCATCCTGAGCGTGTCCGCAGCCTCACGCTCACCGACTGCGACGCCCACGACAACTGGCCGCCGGAGGCTTTCAAGCCTTTTCTGGCGATGGCAGCGGCTGGCGGTTTGCGCGGGACGATTGACGCGATGTTGTCGGACAAGAGCATCTATCGGTCGCCGCAAGCCCTTGGGCCAGCGTACGAGCATCCGGAACGACTGACCGACGACAGCATCGAAATATATCTGCGTCCGCTTGTGAAGTCTGAGCGGCGCACGCGCGACTTCCAGCGTTTCCTCGCAGCGTTCGACAACAAGCACACGCTCGCCATCGAAGCGCAGCTGAAGAAGCTGAAGGCCCCGACTCTCATCGTCTGGGGCACCGACGATGTGTATTTCGACGTGAAATGGGCGCGCTGGCTAGCCGACGCCATCCCCGGCACCCGGTGCCGGGTGGAGTTCAAGGGCGCCCGCATCTTCTTTCCCGAGGAGCGGTGGACGGAATTCAACCAAGAGCTTCGCACGCACTGGCAGGCGACATAGGAGGAGGCGAACTGACGCCGAACTCGCGAATCCATCGGGAGAAGACAATGGACGATCAAAGGCGCAAGGCCAGAAAATTCCGCGCATTGCATGTTCCCGGAAAGCCGGTCGTCCTCTTCAATGTCTGGGACGCGGGCAGCGCCAGGGCAGTTGCCGCGAGCGGCGCAAAGGCGATCGCGACGGGCAGTTGGTCGGTCGCCTGTGCCAATGGCTTCGCCGATGGCGAGCGGATGCCACGCGCCCGCGCCATCGACAATTTGCGCTTGATCGTCGGCGCGACGGACCTGCCGGTGACGATCGATCTGGAGAGCGGATATGGCGACACGCCGGAAGCGGTCATCGAGACGATCGGCCTGGCGATCGACGCGGGAGCCGTAGGCTGCAACCTCGAGGACAGCTTTCCGGCGGATGGAAGGCTCCGCGAGACAGGCGACCAGGCCGATCGCATCCGACGCGCGCGGGAGACGGCAGATGCTGCCAATATTGGATTCTTCATCAACGCCCGGACCGATATCTTTTTCCAGCGGCCGCCCGAGCAGCATGACGATGCCATGGTCGTTGAAGCGATCGAGCGAGCGCGTGTCTATACGGAAGCCGGCGCTGATGGGCTCTTCGCGCCCGGCCTATCCGATATCGCGCTGATCATGCGGCTCGCCGAAACATCGCGGCTCCCGCTCAACATCATGGTCGACGACGCCACCCCGCCTCTGCGCGCACTGGCCGAGCACGGCGTCGCGAGAGTGAGCCACGGCCCCCGCCCTTACCTCATGGTGATGAAGACGCTGGAAGAATCGGCCCGGGCGGCGCGGGGGTAAGGCATACGGTTTCGTTGTCGGCTTGATCGGCCAGGTTCGGCGACTCGGTTTCCCGCGGCGTTGAATAGGGCACTTTCAAAAAATGCGTCATTCCACACTTGCGCACGACACGCGAGATCAGTTTTTAACCGCACCGGCGGTCAGCCCCGAGACCATGTAGCGGCGCACGCAATAGTACAGCGCCGCCGGCGGCAGGGCGTAGATGACCGAGGTCGCCATCAGCAAGGCCCAGGGCGAATCGTCGCTCGACAGGAAGTAGCCGACGGCGACCGGGAGCGTGACCGAGGTCGGCGTCGACAGCATCAAGAGCGCGTAGAGGTACTCGTTCCAGGAGAGCAGCAGCGCATAGGTACCGATCGCGACCAGGGCCGGCACGATCAAGGGCAGATACACCTTAAGGAAGATCTGCGGCACCGTGGCGCCGTCGACCTTGGCGGCTTCGTCCAGCTCGAAGGGAATGTTCTCGGCGTATTGCCGGAGCACCCAGATGGCATAGGGTGTGGCGAAGGTCACCATGCTCAAGATCAGCGCCCATTGATTGTCCAGCATGCCGTAGTGGTACATGGTCTTGTACATGGGCACGGCGAGGAAGGCCGCCGGGATCAGATAGGTGAGGAGGGCCGCATTGGAAACGTGGTGGCCCCACCACAGCCGGAGCCGGCCGACGGCAAAGCTCGCGAGCGAGGCGATCGCCAGCACCAATGCGCAGACGGCGATGGCGACGATGAAGCTGTTGGCGATCTGTGCCCAGAAATTCTTCAGGAAGAAGTGGTCCTGGTTGATGACGGTGCGGTAGTTGTCGAGGGTGGGATGCGTCGGCCACAGCACCGTGCCGACCGCATCCTTCACCGGGGTCAGCGACAGCATCACCATGTAGTAGATGGGCAGGAGCGTCCACAGCAGCACCACGGCGCCGATGAGAACGAGGCGGGCCTCCTTGAAGAGGGCGGCGGGCCTCACGACGAGGCGCCCTTGCCCAGGCGCCTGAACATGTAGACGACCAAGGGGATCACCAGGGGCAAGGCGGTGATGAGCGCCGCCACGCCGGTGTCGAGGAAGCCCATCTTGTAG
The sequence above is drawn from the Pseudomonadota bacterium genome and encodes:
- a CDS encoding winged helix-turn-helix transcriptional regulator, which codes for MTGRKVKRAGGANAASGEAPQPMAELMGCTCQRLRKATRRVTQIYEGFLAPVGLTSPQFGLLANLAARDDVSMNELAERLVTDPTTLNRNLKPLEKAGYLKIDSGSDDRRRRRIALTERGRQTFERAIPLWRQAQQHLEAVLGRKDLEALNDALSRSLRSLTRQ
- a CDS encoding MATE family efflux transporter; this encodes MDDANDHSLGSVSSRDDRVQASVSPESVKSSAPLLGPILAGPIVPTMLRLALPTLVVLLVQTSVGVAETYFVSFLGTEALTGVALVFPVLMLMQMMSNGGIGGGVAAAIARALGGGRTADAEALVFHALVLAGLFGLAFTAAALLGGPVLYRALGGTEGALRAALTYSDIVFAGAIPLWVVAVLASALRGSGNVRVPALVTVIGAALLVLASPALIFGWGPLPRLGIAGAGIAVVTYYLGGAAALIGYLATGRGLRLRRVKLEGRLFKDILGVGILSAIGTVQANLTVALVTGAVGLFGAEAIAGYGLASRLDYVLVPLLFGFGTALVTMVAANLGSGQVKRARRIAWIGAAIGAGATELIGLAAASYPAGWIGLFSDDPTVFQTGALYLRTVAPCYGFFGLGMMLYFASQGARRVAWPVIGGTIRLIVAGLAGWSAVAWLDAGLTTLFAVVALSMVLFGSICALAVRMSRWQPSAPDIRSGRIAAGRRIV
- a CDS encoding helix-turn-helix transcriptional regulator, encoding MPEFAAQRLLETPTVAVWDVCCEGMCRYQSAEERVTAVHLVFPYRGVFVRHVGRDQAVAEANQVLFFNATEGHRISHPVPGGDACLSLAISEPLLRELAPNALLRGGAALAFRQQRLRLDPRAQALVALLRHSLHQGAAEPLEAESLALTLVRRALGPRTAHAAGASVGRQRLVDRAKLVLASDLARRWTLAEIAAEVGGSPVYLTQVFQQVEGLPLYRYQLRLRLARALDLLVQYDNLTGLSLDLGFSSHSHFSAAFRQTYGRSPSAFRRLALDR
- a CDS encoding alpha/beta hydrolase: MRGHKSSATSRNIQTASGRIGYTEQGAGPVALFVHGVLLNGHLWRHQLAHLSDIRRCIAVDLLAHGDTEVAADQDVSVTANAIMLEEFLDALNIEQVDLVGNDSGGGIAQIFAVLHPERVRSLTLTDCDAHDNWPPEAFKPFLAMAAAGGLRGTIDAMLSDKSIYRSPQALGPAYEHPERLTDDSIEIYLRPLVKSERRTRDFQRFLAAFDNKHTLAIEAQLKKLKAPTLIVWGTDDVYFDVKWARWLADAIPGTRCRVEFKGARIFFPEERWTEFNQELRTHWQAT
- a CDS encoding isocitrate lyase/phosphoenolpyruvate mutase family protein gives rise to the protein MDDQRRKARKFRALHVPGKPVVLFNVWDAGSARAVAASGAKAIATGSWSVACANGFADGERMPRARAIDNLRLIVGATDLPVTIDLESGYGDTPEAVIETIGLAIDAGAVGCNLEDSFPADGRLRETGDQADRIRRARETADAANIGFFINARTDIFFQRPPEQHDDAMVVEAIERARVYTEAGADGLFAPGLSDIALIMRLAETSRLPLNIMVDDATPPLRALAEHGVARVSHGPRPYLMVMKTLEESARAARG
- a CDS encoding carbohydrate ABC transporter permease; translated protein: MVMLSLTPVKDAVGTVLWPTHPTLDNYRTVINQDHFFLKNFWAQIANSFIVAIAVCALVLAIASLASFAVGRLRLWWGHHVSNAALLTYLIPAAFLAVPMYKTMYHYGMLDNQWALILSMVTFATPYAIWVLRQYAENIPFELDEAAKVDGATVPQIFLKVYLPLIVPALVAIGTYALLLSWNEYLYALLMLSTPTSVTLPVAVGYFLSSDDSPWALLMATSVIYALPPAALYYCVRRYMVSGLTAGAVKN